One Bradyrhizobium sp. CCGB12 genomic window carries:
- a CDS encoding aminopeptidase P family protein, which produces MFEAHFQTFEEPEAGVALTARLAALREELARRKLTGFVIPRADQQQNEYVPPSEERLAWLTGFTGSAGLAVVLTKEAAIFVDGRYTLQAAKQVDAKAWAVESLIDPPPESWVSAHLKAGDRLGFDPWLHTSSAAERLAAACTKAGAELVAIDSNPVDAIWQDRPQPPLAPVTVHGMQHAGLTEADKVTQVQGEIAKLGVDALVVSDSHAVAWTFNIRGADVAHTPLPLSYALVPKQGRPTIFIDHRKLSNLTRDHLEQSADVREPDAMAPTLMALAKSGAAIALDNATAADALSRLIAGAGGKPVRGSDPIALLKAVKNASEIAGTQTAHRRDAVALARFLAFIDREAASGKLTEIDAVEALETFRRDTGALKDVSFPTISGTGPNGAIVHYRVTRKSNRRIAPGDLLLIDSGAQYEDGTTDVTRTMAVGEPTGEMRDRFTRVLRGHIAIARAVFPDGTTGAQLDTLARQYLWAAGVDFEHGTGHGVGSYLSVHEGPARISKLGTTPLKRGMILSNEPGYYKTDGFGIRIENLELVVAADIKGAEKPMNAFETLTLAPIDCRLIDVAMLSRDELDWLNAYHARVRAEVRPVLDEATKAWLDQATAELKA; this is translated from the coding sequence ATGTTCGAAGCACACTTCCAGACATTCGAGGAGCCCGAGGCCGGCGTCGCATTGACGGCGCGCCTCGCTGCGCTTCGCGAAGAACTTGCCCGCCGCAAGCTGACCGGGTTCGTGATTCCACGCGCCGATCAGCAGCAGAATGAATATGTCCCGCCATCGGAAGAGCGGCTTGCCTGGCTGACCGGCTTCACTGGATCGGCTGGATTGGCGGTGGTGCTGACAAAGGAGGCCGCGATTTTCGTCGACGGCCGCTATACGCTTCAGGCCGCCAAGCAGGTCGATGCGAAGGCATGGGCAGTGGAATCGCTGATCGATCCGCCGCCGGAGAGCTGGGTGTCGGCACACCTGAAGGCCGGCGACCGCCTCGGATTTGATCCGTGGCTGCACACTTCTTCGGCAGCCGAGCGCCTCGCGGCCGCCTGCACCAAGGCCGGCGCCGAATTGGTCGCCATCGACAGCAATCCGGTCGACGCAATCTGGCAGGACCGGCCGCAGCCTCCTCTCGCGCCGGTGACCGTGCACGGAATGCAACATGCCGGCCTCACCGAGGCCGACAAGGTGACGCAGGTCCAAGGCGAAATCGCCAAGCTCGGCGTCGATGCGCTGGTGGTCTCGGATAGCCATGCTGTGGCCTGGACCTTCAACATCCGCGGTGCCGACGTCGCCCATACGCCGCTGCCGCTGTCCTACGCGCTGGTGCCGAAGCAGGGACGGCCGACGATCTTCATCGACCACCGCAAGCTCTCCAACCTCACGCGCGACCATCTCGAACAGTCCGCCGACGTGCGCGAGCCCGATGCGATGGCGCCGACGCTGATGGCGCTGGCCAAGAGCGGCGCCGCAATCGCGCTCGACAATGCCACCGCAGCCGACGCCCTGAGCCGGCTGATCGCCGGCGCCGGCGGCAAGCCGGTGCGCGGCAGCGATCCGATTGCGCTGCTGAAAGCGGTCAAGAACGCGAGCGAGATCGCGGGCACGCAGACTGCGCACCGGCGCGACGCCGTGGCGCTGGCACGCTTCCTCGCCTTCATCGATCGCGAGGCCGCAAGCGGCAAGCTCACCGAAATCGACGCCGTCGAGGCGCTGGAGACATTCCGCCGCGACACCGGCGCGCTCAAGGACGTCTCGTTCCCGACCATATCGGGCACGGGCCCGAACGGCGCCATCGTGCATTACCGCGTCACCCGCAAGAGCAACCGGCGGATCGCACCCGGCGACCTGCTGCTGATCGATTCCGGCGCGCAATACGAAGACGGCACCACCGACGTCACCCGCACCATGGCCGTGGGTGAGCCGACGGGTGAGATGCGCGACCGCTTCACGCGTGTGCTGCGCGGCCATATCGCGATCGCGCGCGCGGTCTTCCCCGACGGCACCACCGGTGCGCAGCTCGACACGCTGGCGCGGCAATATCTGTGGGCCGCCGGCGTCGATTTCGAGCATGGCACCGGCCATGGCGTCGGCAGCTATCTCTCCGTGCATGAAGGGCCGGCGCGGATCTCGAAGCTCGGCACCACGCCGCTGAAGCGCGGCATGATCCTGTCCAACGAGCCCGGCTACTACAAGACCGACGGCTTCGGCATCCGCATCGAGAACCTCGAGCTGGTCGTCGCCGCCGACATCAAGGGTGCCGAGAAGCCGATGAACGCGTTCGAGACGCTGACCTTGGCCCCGATCGACTGCCGGCTGATCGATGTCGCGATGCTGAGCCGCGATGAGCTCGACTGGCTGAATGCGTACCATGCGCGGGTGAGGGCCGAGGTGCGGCCGGTGCTGGACGAGGCGACCAAGGCCTGGCTCGATCAGGCCACGGCGGAGCTGAAGGCGTAA
- a CDS encoding L,D-transpeptidase: MRSFLIAFTSLMVLSAGAAQAKVEITVDKDNQQMTVAVDGVARYRWPVSTGIPSRETPNGAFRAFRMEEDHYSKEFDDAPMPHAIFFTKVGHAIHGTDSVGRLGSPASHGCVRLSRQNATTLYALVQQQGVLNTTVTLTGSAQVALARNPRGRNANAVARAQQPAEEQYSAAGDPVNLTPPAQPTRRYMPQDDNYIYPADGSDTGARYPAPRSATRPLYDAQVYQQQQPRPYYDQGYGQEGYYHQPQPRQVYQPRGYYYQN, from the coding sequence ATGCGTTCGTTTTTGATTGCTTTCACATCCCTGATGGTTTTGAGCGCGGGCGCCGCGCAGGCTAAGGTCGAGATCACCGTCGACAAGGACAATCAGCAGATGACCGTCGCCGTCGACGGCGTCGCACGCTATCGCTGGCCGGTGTCAACAGGCATCCCCTCGCGCGAGACGCCGAATGGCGCATTCCGCGCCTTCCGCATGGAAGAGGATCACTACTCCAAGGAATTCGACGACGCGCCGATGCCGCACGCGATCTTCTTCACCAAGGTCGGGCACGCCATCCACGGCACGGACTCGGTCGGCCGGCTCGGCTCGCCGGCCTCGCATGGCTGCGTGCGGCTGTCGCGCCAGAATGCCACGACGCTCTATGCCCTGGTGCAGCAGCAGGGCGTGCTCAACACCACGGTGACCCTGACCGGCTCGGCGCAGGTGGCGCTGGCGCGCAATCCGCGCGGCCGCAACGCCAATGCAGTTGCCCGCGCTCAGCAGCCGGCCGAAGAGCAGTACAGCGCGGCCGGCGATCCCGTGAACCTGACGCCGCCTGCGCAACCCACCCGCCGCTACATGCCGCAGGATGACAACTACATCTATCCGGCCGACGGCAGCGACACCGGCGCGCGCTATCCGGCGCCGCGCTCGGCCACGCGCCCGCTCTATGACGCGCAGGTCTATCAGCAGCAGCAGCCGCGCCCCTATTACGACCAGGGCTACGGCCAGGAGGGCTACTACCATCAGCCGCAACCCCGGCAGGTTTATCAGCCGCGCGGCTATTACTACCAGAACTGA
- a CDS encoding multidrug effflux MFS transporter — protein sequence MHGMISKPPEAATNIATSRLVLLLLVVMTGIAPISLYILVPALPVLATTFGRDISIAQMTVSLYMVGIALSQLIMGPLSDKFGRRPVLLGGLALMVAASVACIFAETLPQLIAARFFQALGGASGMVVSRAIIRDIYERDRVASMISLVVAALMIGQMVSPLTGGLIETAFGWRAIFYAVTIAAIVVAVGIAIALPETRRDRAVGSGGFRSDVGTLIKSRAFIGYVMCQVLASQIIFTFAGGGPYIVVTQMGRTSAEYGAWFATTGFAYLVGNLLCVRFAPRHSLEKLIWFGLGLQLAGSLLNLLWSFTGWNEAPAWLFGTQMIVMVGNAFVMANSAAGAISIRPEAAGTASGAMGFLQQGIGALMSQFGAYLGGHSATTLPLTSAVLAISLLCACMMIFVVPRREVVVSEALIEQAEEEERGMM from the coding sequence ATGCACGGCATGATCAGCAAGCCGCCGGAAGCGGCCACCAACATCGCGACGTCGCGCCTGGTGTTGCTGCTGCTGGTCGTCATGACCGGGATCGCGCCGATCTCGCTCTACATCCTGGTTCCGGCGCTGCCGGTGCTGGCGACGACGTTCGGGCGCGACATCTCGATCGCGCAGATGACGGTGTCGCTCTACATGGTCGGCATCGCGCTGTCGCAGCTGATCATGGGACCGCTGTCGGACAAATTCGGCCGCCGCCCCGTGCTGCTCGGCGGCCTCGCGTTGATGGTCGCGGCGAGCGTCGCCTGCATCTTCGCAGAGACCCTGCCGCAACTGATCGCAGCGCGCTTCTTCCAGGCGCTCGGCGGCGCCTCCGGCATGGTGGTGAGCCGCGCGATTATCCGCGACATCTACGAGCGCGACCGCGTCGCCTCCATGATCAGCCTCGTGGTCGCCGCGCTGATGATCGGCCAGATGGTGTCGCCGCTCACCGGCGGCCTGATCGAGACTGCGTTCGGCTGGCGCGCCATCTTCTACGCCGTCACGATCGCTGCGATCGTCGTCGCCGTCGGCATCGCAATCGCGCTGCCCGAGACGCGCCGCGATCGCGCCGTCGGCAGCGGCGGCTTTCGCAGCGATGTCGGCACCCTGATCAAGAGCCGCGCCTTCATCGGCTACGTGATGTGCCAGGTGCTGGCGTCGCAGATCATCTTCACCTTTGCCGGCGGCGGCCCCTATATCGTGGTGACGCAGATGGGCCGGACCAGCGCCGAATACGGCGCGTGGTTTGCGACGACGGGTTTTGCGTATCTCGTCGGCAACCTGCTCTGCGTGCGCTTTGCGCCCAGGCACTCGCTGGAGAAGCTGATCTGGTTCGGGCTCGGCCTGCAGCTCGCCGGCAGCCTGTTGAACCTGCTCTGGAGCTTTACCGGGTGGAACGAAGCGCCGGCCTGGCTGTTCGGCACGCAGATGATCGTGATGGTCGGCAATGCCTTCGTGATGGCGAATTCCGCAGCCGGCGCCATCAGTATCCGCCCCGAAGCGGCCGGCACCGCGTCGGGGGCGATGGGCTTCCTGCAGCAGGGCATCGGCGCGCTGATGTCGCAATTCGGCGCCTATCTCGGCGGCCACTCCGCCACCACGCTGCCGCTCACCTCCGCGGTCCTCGCCATCTCACTGCTCTGCGCCTGCATGATGATCTTCGTCGTTCCCCGCCGCGAAGTGGTGGTGAGCGAGGCGCTGATCGAGCAGGCGGAGGAGGAAGAGAGGGGGATGATGTGA
- a CDS encoding 50S ribosomal protein L11 methyltransferase, with amino-acid sequence MQPSPTHRASFSIGSEAAAKRVVDLLTEVYFEGDAAVAAFERPDGQWDVTLHFAEAPDQALLRELVVNSAGNEIADTLTFDTVEAKDWVKASLEDLVPVPAGRFVVHGSHDRDRVAPNKLKIEIEAALAFGTGHHGTTRGCLLLLDHVLKSSRPRNLLDLGTGTGVLAIAAAKALHRAVLASDIDPPSVRVAAENAMLNEVGNDVRVICATGFAAPDFGKCGPFDLVLANILANPLRQLAGPMARHLAPGGRVILSGLLTHQAPAVIAAYRARGLVPVRHLRIEGWSSLLLRKLS; translated from the coding sequence ATGCAGCCCTCCCCTACCCATCGCGCCAGCTTCTCGATTGGCAGTGAGGCGGCCGCGAAGCGCGTTGTCGACCTGCTGACCGAAGTGTATTTCGAGGGCGATGCGGCCGTCGCGGCCTTTGAGCGGCCGGACGGACAATGGGACGTCACGCTGCATTTCGCCGAGGCGCCGGACCAGGCGCTGCTGCGCGAACTCGTTGTAAATTCGGCAGGAAATGAGATTGCCGATACGCTGACCTTCGACACGGTCGAGGCCAAGGACTGGGTCAAGGCCAGCCTGGAAGACCTCGTCCCGGTCCCCGCCGGCCGCTTCGTCGTGCATGGCAGCCACGACCGCGACCGGGTCGCGCCGAACAAGCTCAAGATCGAGATCGAAGCGGCACTCGCCTTCGGTACCGGCCATCACGGCACCACGCGCGGCTGTTTACTGCTGCTTGACCATGTCCTGAAGAGTTCCCGCCCGAGGAACCTGCTCGACCTCGGCACCGGGACCGGCGTGCTGGCGATAGCCGCGGCCAAGGCGCTGCATCGCGCCGTGCTCGCCTCCGACATCGACCCGCCGTCGGTGCGGGTGGCGGCCGAGAACGCGATGCTGAATGAAGTTGGTAACGATGTGCGGGTGATCTGCGCCACCGGCTTCGCCGCGCCGGATTTCGGCAAATGCGGTCCGTTCGACCTAGTGCTGGCCAACATCCTTGCCAACCCGTTAAGGCAATTGGCTGGGCCGATGGCGCGGCACCTCGCCCCCGGCGGGCGCGTGATCCTCTCCGGCCTGTTGACGCATCAGGCCCCCGCCGTCATCGCCGCATACCGCGCCCGCGGTCTCGTGCCAGTGCGGCATCTGCGAATCGAGGGGTGGAGCAGCCTGCTGTTGCGGAAGCTGTCGTGA
- a CDS encoding fused MFS/spermidine synthase, translated as MDSIVQPAATEQPSLSRNRLVLTVYTAAIFVSALLLFSVQPLFTKMVLPRLGGSPAVWSVAMVFFQSLLLAGYANAHLLMQVKNRIVPVAVHLVLLIAAFATLPLGIASAYGEPPASGYAFWLLGLFVVSIGLPFFALAANNPLLQAWFVRTGHPAGHDPYFLYASSNIGSFLALLSYPFLLEPMFTLHTQNRFWTAGYGLLILLIAACGVLLLRSPRLAVADARTEEANAPAPGLVTRLRWIFLAAVPSGLLIAVTAHISTDVAAAPLLWVLPLSLYLLTWVVVFQSRPLLPHKWMLMLQPVAIAGVVVLLAFGGEQNLLLTLGGHQLCFFVIAMACHGELARTRPAAKYLTGFYVALSFGGMVGGLFAGLVAPFTFSWIAEYPILIALAALCRPPANERLAGIVKWYWLALAALAVALVAPSYTTGDLSTWFEDHRVWVAGAVGVLAALLALVLNADRWKIFATVALALALIRVYPADEGRVTTVRSFFGVHKIVVTPGGYFHVLMHGTTIHGAERFRNNDGTPVTGRPEPITYYHKDGGIGQAVTAIRERKGAPLKVAAIGVGSGTLTCAAAPGEDWTFFEIDQSMVDAASDPKNFRYISSCMPGLKPVIGDARLTFAKEPDGAYDLIIVDAYSSDAIPIHLATEEAMKIYKDKLAPHGAVVMHVSNRHLDLETVVVGIADANDLKSWVFNEDSGRDGDYIFSTDVVISAREDADIGRLASSKSWEQTEADDRVRAWSDDYSNILGALYRRLRDGE; from the coding sequence ATGGATTCGATCGTGCAACCCGCCGCCACGGAGCAGCCGTCGTTGTCGCGCAACCGGCTGGTGTTGACGGTCTACACCGCCGCGATCTTCGTCAGCGCGCTCCTGCTGTTCTCGGTGCAGCCGCTGTTCACGAAGATGGTGCTGCCGCGGCTCGGCGGCTCGCCGGCGGTGTGGTCGGTGGCGATGGTGTTCTTCCAGTCGCTGCTGCTCGCGGGCTATGCCAATGCGCATCTGTTGATGCAGGTCAAAAACCGCATCGTTCCGGTCGCAGTGCATCTGGTGCTGCTGATCGCGGCCTTCGCGACGCTGCCGCTCGGCATCGCCTCCGCCTATGGCGAGCCGCCCGCTTCGGGCTATGCGTTCTGGCTGCTCGGCCTGTTCGTGGTCTCGATCGGATTGCCGTTCTTCGCGCTCGCTGCCAACAATCCGCTGCTGCAAGCCTGGTTCGTCCGCACCGGCCATCCCGCCGGGCACGATCCCTATTTCCTCTATGCCTCCTCCAACATCGGCAGCTTCCTTGCGCTGCTGTCCTATCCATTCCTGCTGGAGCCGATGTTCACGCTGCATACGCAGAACCGGTTCTGGACCGCTGGCTACGGCCTCCTGATCCTGCTGATCGCCGCTTGCGGCGTGCTGTTGTTGCGTTCGCCGAGGCTGGCGGTGGCCGATGCGCGAACCGAGGAGGCGAATGCGCCGGCGCCTGGTCTGGTGACGCGGCTGCGCTGGATCTTCCTGGCCGCAGTGCCGTCCGGTCTGCTCATTGCGGTGACGGCGCATATCTCCACCGACGTCGCGGCGGCGCCGCTTCTGTGGGTGCTGCCGCTGTCGCTGTATCTGCTCACCTGGGTCGTCGTGTTCCAGTCCCGTCCGCTGCTGCCGCACAAATGGATGCTGATGTTGCAGCCGGTCGCGATCGCGGGCGTGGTTGTCCTGCTGGCCTTTGGTGGCGAGCAGAACCTGCTGCTCACGCTCGGCGGCCATCAACTCTGCTTCTTCGTCATTGCCATGGCTTGCCACGGCGAACTGGCGCGGACACGGCCCGCCGCCAAATATCTCACCGGTTTCTATGTCGCGCTGTCGTTCGGCGGCATGGTCGGCGGCCTGTTCGCGGGGCTCGTCGCGCCGTTCACCTTCTCGTGGATCGCCGAATATCCGATCCTGATCGCGCTCGCCGCATTGTGCCGGCCGCCTGCAAACGAGCGTTTGGCGGGCATCGTCAAATGGTACTGGCTGGCGCTCGCCGCACTCGCGGTGGCGCTCGTCGCACCGTCTTACACGACGGGCGATCTGTCGACCTGGTTCGAGGATCATCGCGTCTGGGTCGCCGGTGCTGTTGGTGTGCTCGCCGCGCTATTGGCGCTTGTGCTCAATGCGGACCGCTGGAAAATCTTTGCCACCGTGGCGCTCGCGCTGGCGTTGATCCGGGTTTATCCCGCGGACGAGGGGCGCGTCACGACGGTGCGCAGCTTCTTCGGCGTACACAAGATCGTGGTGACGCCCGGCGGCTATTTCCACGTGCTGATGCACGGCACCACGATCCACGGCGCCGAGCGCTTCCGCAACAATGACGGTACGCCGGTCACCGGCCGGCCCGAGCCGATCACCTACTATCACAAGGACGGCGGCATCGGTCAGGCCGTCACCGCGATCCGCGAGCGCAAGGGCGCACCGCTGAAGGTCGCCGCGATCGGCGTCGGCTCCGGCACGCTCACTTGCGCGGCCGCGCCCGGCGAGGACTGGACCTTCTTCGAGATTGACCAGTCCATGGTCGACGCCGCGAGCGACCCGAAGAATTTCCGCTATATCTCGAGCTGCATGCCGGGCCTGAAGCCGGTGATCGGCGATGCACGGCTGACTTTCGCGAAGGAGCCGGACGGCGCCTATGACCTGATCATCGTCGACGCCTATTCGTCAGATGCGATTCCGATTCATCTCGCCACCGAAGAGGCGATGAAGATCTACAAGGACAAGCTTGCCCCGCACGGCGCCGTGGTGATGCACGTCTCGAACCGGCATCTCGATCTCGAGACCGTCGTGGTCGGCATTGCGGATGCCAATGATCTCAAGAGCTGGGTCTTCAACGAGGATTCCGGGCGCGATGGCGATTACATCTTCTCGACCGACGTCGTCATCTCCGCGCGGGAAGATGCCGACATCGGCAGGCTGGCCTCCTCCAAGTCATGGGAGCAGACCGAAGCCGACGACAGGGTGCGGGCCTGGAGCGACGACTATTCCAACATCCTGGGCGCGCTGTACCGGCGCTTGCGGGACGGCGAGTAG
- a CDS encoding Flp family type IVb pilin, which yields MVSKFWSDESGATAIEYGLIAAGIALAIITVVNSLGTSLNDKFGSISTSLK from the coding sequence ATGGTTTCGAAGTTCTGGTCAGACGAATCAGGTGCAACTGCGATCGAATACGGTCTGATTGCAGCCGGCATCGCTCTGGCGATCATCACCGTGGTGAACAGCCTGGGCACCAGTTTGAATGACAAGTTTGGTTCGATTAGCACCTCTTTGAAGTAA
- a CDS encoding ABC transporter permease — protein sequence MNHRAIRAIYLFEMARTWRTLLQSIVSPVVSTSLYFVVFGAAIGSRISQVEGVSYGTFIVPGLIMLSVLTQSIANASFGIYFPKFTGTIYEILSAPISYFEIVLGYVGAAATKSIILGLIILATAGLFVPLHIHHPVWMLTFLVLTAVTFSLFGFIIGIWADGFEKLQMIPMLVVTPLTFLGGSFYSIDMLPAGWRTVALLNPVVYLISGFRWSFYEIADVSVSVSIGMTVAFLVICLATIWWIFRTGYRLKN from the coding sequence ATGAATCACCGCGCCATCCGCGCCATCTATTTGTTCGAAATGGCGCGCACCTGGCGCACGCTGCTGCAAAGCATCGTCTCGCCGGTGGTCTCGACCTCGCTCTATTTCGTGGTGTTCGGCGCCGCGATCGGCTCGCGCATCAGCCAGGTCGAGGGCGTCAGCTACGGCACCTTCATCGTGCCGGGCCTGATCATGCTCTCGGTGCTGACACAGAGCATCGCCAACGCCTCGTTCGGCATCTACTTTCCGAAATTCACCGGCACGATCTACGAGATCCTGTCGGCGCCGATCTCCTATTTCGAGATCGTGCTCGGCTATGTCGGCGCGGCCGCGACCAAGTCGATCATCCTCGGCCTGATCATCCTTGCCACCGCCGGGCTTTTCGTTCCGTTGCATATTCACCATCCGGTCTGGATGCTCACCTTCCTGGTGCTGACGGCGGTGACGTTCAGCCTGTTCGGCTTCATCATCGGCATCTGGGCCGACGGCTTCGAGAAGCTGCAGATGATCCCGATGCTGGTGGTGACGCCGCTCACCTTCCTCGGCGGCAGCTTCTATTCCATCGACATGCTGCCGGCCGGTTGGCGCACGGTGGCGCTGCTCAACCCGGTCGTCTATCTGATCTCCGGCTTCCGCTGGAGCTTCTACGAGATTGCGGATGTCAGCGTGTCCGTCAGCATCGGCATGACGGTGGCGTTCCTGGTGATCTGCCTGGCGACCATCTGGTGGATCTTCCGGACCGGCTACCGGCTGAAGAATTGA
- a CDS encoding NAD(P)/FAD-dependent oxidoreductase codes for MSETDVVIIGAGHNGLTCAAYLAMAGLRVRVVERRKVVGGAAVTEEFHPGFRNSVAAYTVSLLNPQVIRDLKLAEHGLRIVERRAQNFLPAPDGSYLLTGEGRTKESVARLSAHDADALDGFSRELEDIADVLRQFVLRAPPNLLDGFGTAAIREAVNAFQSANILRGLTLEQSRSLLDLFTRSAGEMLDERFEHDLVKALFGFDAIVGNYASPYAAGSAYVMLHHAFGEVNGKKGVWGHAVGGMGAITQAMARMARDHGVAIDTDAGVREIIVERDRAVGVVLDNGTVIRARYVAANVNPKLLYTKLVNTDALPHDFLTRMRHWKNGSGTFRMNVALDRLPSFTALPGDGDHLTSGIILAPDLGYMDRAYLDARALGWSRSPVVEMLIPSTLDDTLAPEGKHVASLFCQHVAPELPDGRSWDDHREEVADLMIATVDKYAPGFAASVLGRQILSPLDLERQFGLLGGDIFHGALTLNQLFSARPMLGHADYRGPLKGLYHCGSGAHPGGGVTGAPGHNAAQAILRDHRSLFGSRG; via the coding sequence ATGAGCGAAACCGACGTCGTCATCATCGGCGCTGGCCATAACGGCCTCACCTGCGCTGCCTATCTCGCGATGGCGGGACTGCGCGTCCGGGTGGTCGAGCGCCGCAAGGTCGTCGGCGGCGCCGCGGTCACGGAGGAGTTTCACCCCGGCTTCCGCAACTCAGTCGCGGCCTATACCGTGAGCCTGCTCAATCCGCAGGTGATCCGCGACCTCAAGCTTGCCGAACACGGGCTGCGGATCGTCGAGCGGCGCGCGCAGAATTTTCTGCCCGCGCCGGACGGCAGCTATCTGCTCACCGGCGAGGGACGGACGAAAGAATCAGTCGCACGGCTGAGCGCGCATGATGCAGACGCGCTCGACGGATTTTCACGCGAGCTCGAGGACATTGCAGACGTGCTGCGCCAGTTCGTGCTGCGCGCGCCGCCCAACCTGCTCGACGGCTTTGGCACGGCTGCGATCCGCGAGGCCGTGAACGCGTTCCAGAGCGCCAATATCCTGCGCGGTCTCACCCTGGAGCAAAGTCGCAGCCTGCTCGACCTCTTCACCCGCTCGGCCGGCGAGATGCTGGACGAGCGCTTCGAGCATGATCTGGTCAAGGCGCTGTTCGGCTTCGACGCCATTGTCGGCAACTATGCCAGCCCCTACGCCGCGGGCTCGGCCTATGTGATGCTGCATCACGCCTTCGGCGAGGTGAACGGCAAGAAGGGTGTCTGGGGCCACGCCGTCGGCGGCATGGGCGCGATCACGCAGGCCATGGCGCGCATGGCGCGGGATCATGGCGTTGCGATCGACACGGATGCTGGCGTGCGCGAGATCATCGTCGAGCGCGATCGCGCCGTCGGCGTCGTGCTGGACAATGGCACGGTCATCCGCGCCAGATATGTTGCGGCAAACGTCAATCCGAAGCTGCTCTATACGAAGCTGGTCAATACCGATGCCCTGCCCCACGACTTCCTCACGCGCATGCGCCACTGGAAGAACGGCTCCGGCACCTTCCGCATGAACGTGGCCCTGGATCGCCTGCCCTCCTTCACGGCGCTGCCTGGCGATGGCGATCACCTCACCTCCGGCATCATCCTGGCACCTGATCTCGGCTACATGGACCGCGCCTATCTCGACGCGCGCGCGCTGGGCTGGAGCCGCTCACCCGTCGTCGAGATGCTGATCCCCTCGACGCTCGACGATACGCTGGCGCCGGAAGGCAAACATGTCGCGAGCTTGTTCTGCCAGCACGTCGCGCCGGAGCTTCCCGATGGAAGGTCGTGGGACGACCACCGCGAGGAGGTCGCCGATCTCATGATCGCGACGGTGGATAAATATGCCCCGGGCTTTGCGGCGAGCGTGCTCGGCCGCCAGATCCTTTCGCCGCTCGATCTCGAACGGCAGTTCGGCCTTTTGGGTGGAGACATCTTCCACGGCGCGCTGACGTTGAACCAGCTGTTCTCGGCGCGGCCGATGCTGGGCCATGCCGACTATCGCGGGCCCCTTAAGGGCCTCTACCATTGCGGCTCCGGCGCCCACCCCGGTGGCGGCGTCACCGGCGCCCCCGGCCACAACGCGGCGCAGGCGATCCTGAGGGATCACCGCTCGCTGTTCGGAAGCCGTGGATAG
- a CDS encoding glycerophosphodiester phosphodiesterase: MPSRATIVLTVLWALIAGPAMGFDLEAHRGGRALLPENTLPAFANALSMGVDTLELDVGVTADGEVVVSHERRLNPSLARDARGAYVVAPGTPIVKLRLGEVRTYDVGQIRPDSAYARQFPDQRAVAGTRIPTLSELFALVRKSGNTRVRFNIETKIDPNRPDETLAPQAFVTSLLSVIEAEKFSDRVMIQSFDWRTLQLVQQQAPKMPTAYLTLQRGTATVALDKATAWTAGFNPADHAASLPRTIKAAGGAVWSPHFGDVTAALISEARGLGLRVVVWTVNKPEDMARMIELGVDGIISDRPDLLRQVAGEKGIALPAGTPVTP; encoded by the coding sequence ATGCCGTCTCGTGCCACGATCGTTCTGACTGTGCTCTGGGCTTTGATAGCGGGACCGGCCATGGGATTCGACCTCGAGGCCCATCGCGGCGGGCGGGCGCTGCTGCCGGAAAACACCCTGCCGGCCTTCGCCAACGCGCTGTCGATGGGCGTGGACACGCTGGAGCTCGACGTCGGCGTGACCGCGGACGGCGAGGTCGTCGTCTCGCATGAGCGCAGGCTCAATCCCAGTCTCGCACGCGATGCGCGCGGCGCCTATGTGGTCGCACCTGGCACCCCTATCGTAAAATTGCGGCTGGGCGAGGTCAGGACCTATGACGTCGGCCAGATCCGGCCCGACAGCGCCTATGCGAGACAATTCCCCGACCAGCGCGCCGTGGCGGGGACACGCATTCCCACCTTGAGCGAGCTATTCGCCCTGGTGCGCAAGTCCGGCAATACGCGCGTGCGTTTCAACATCGAGACCAAGATCGATCCGAACCGCCCGGATGAAACCCTTGCCCCGCAAGCGTTCGTCACCAGCTTGCTCAGCGTGATCGAGGCCGAAAAGTTTTCCGACCGCGTCATGATCCAGTCGTTCGACTGGAGAACGTTACAGCTCGTGCAGCAGCAGGCGCCGAAGATGCCGACGGCCTACCTCACGCTCCAGCGCGGCACAGCCACTGTGGCGCTCGACAAAGCCACTGCGTGGACTGCGGGCTTCAACCCGGCCGATCACGCCGCCTCGCTGCCGCGGACGATCAAGGCCGCGGGCGGCGCGGTCTGGTCACCTCATTTCGGCGACGTGACCGCGGCACTGATCTCGGAGGCTCGCGGACTTGGATTGCGCGTCGTGGTGTGGACTGTGAACAAGCCGGAGGACATGGCGCGCATGATCGAGCTCGGCGTCGACGGCATCATCTCGGACAGGCCGGACCTGTTGCGGCAGGTCGCCGGCGAGAAGGGAATTGCGTTGCCGGCGGGGACGCCGGTGACGCCGTAA